CGCCGACCGATTTGGCAGCCAGTGCATCGTCGTCAACATCGACCCCAAACGTGTCCAGCGTGACGGCAAAGAGTTTTGGGAAGTGCACATCAACGGCGGTCGCACACCGACGGGCTTGGAAGCGGTCGCATGGGCCAAGGAGATCGAAAATCTCGGAGCGGGCGAAATCGTGCTGACCAGCATGGACGCCGACGGCACCTGTGACGGCTACGATTTGCCGATCACCGCTGCGGTCAGCGATGCGGTCTCGATTCCGGTGGTCGCCAGCGGCGGAGCAGGAGGACCCCAACACCTGATCGATGCAATCAAGCTAGGCAAAGCCGATGCGGTACTTGCCGCTAGCATTTTCCACTTTGGCCAATTCACGATCGACGAAACCAAGCAAGCGATGCGTGACGCCGGGATTCCCGTCCGCTTGAAGCAAAATGCCTAAGGGATGACGCTGGAAGGCGATTTCGAACAACTCGCTAAAAAATTTGCAAATCAATTTGCGGCCGACTGCCAAACCCGGCCCGCGAAAAACAGCTCCCCGTTGGTGATCATTGGATACGGCTGCGGAGGGGGGGGTGGGAGAGTAAGAGGTAGGATCTTGGCGATTTTCGAGCGTCGCGGGGAGTGACGCTGGCCACGGAATGTCCTCGGTTGCGTTGCACGTTTTTCATTATCCGACGCGTCAGCGAGGGAAAATCGGTCTAGATTGGGGCCCTCGCTGACGCGTCAGGTCATGATTTCCTTGAGAAAACGCCAATCGCGTGACTTCCATCGTGCTCCTTACGGCCATTTGAGGCCCCGTTGGCGGTGCCATTGAGGGGGCCAACCTGCCGGGCGGGGTGCGACTTGCCGATGCGGCATTTCGGCGGCGAGTTCGTCCGAGGTGAGCACTTTGCCCCACGACAGCGGATCAAGGAAGTGCGGGAGAAGGCGAGCTGGGATCGGTGACCGGGTTGACCGCCACGCAGGCCGATGCGACAGTCTTCTAGTGGCGAAATCGTTTACTCAGGGTCGCCCGCACTACAACTTAATCGACAGTTCCTCTAACCCTTGCCGAGTACCCGTGTCAGACCTTGTCCCCGTTCGTAATGCCCTCATCAGCGTCAGTGACAAAATGGGGCTGTCCGATTTTGCGATCGGTCTTCAAAACGCTGGCGTCACCATCTACAGCACCGGTGGAACACGCAAGCATCTTGAGGAATCGGGCGTCCACGTTGAGGACGTCGCCGACTATACCGGATTCCCTGAGATGATGGACGGCCGCGTTAAAACGCTGCATCCCAAGATCTTTGGTGGCATCCTGGGGATGCGCAACCGCGAGGACCATGTGGCCAGCATGGACGAGCACGAGATGGTCCCCTTTGACCTTGTCGTGGTGAATCTCTATCCCTTCGCCGCCACCGCCGCTCGTCCCGGCGTTTCACGCGAGGAATGCGTGGAGCAAATTGACATCGGTGGTCCGAGTCTCGTTCGTGCTGCGGCAAAGAACCACAGCCATGTCGCGATCTGTACCAGTCCGGAGCAATACAGCGGCCTGCTCGACCAGATCGCCGCGGGCGGATCGACATTGCAACAACGACGTAAGCTCGCCGGAGAAGCGTTCGAGCACACTGCGTCCTACGACCGCGCGATCGCCGATTACATGCAAGGCGAAACGTTGACGGGCGAATTCCCCTCGTCGCTGCACATCTCGTTGCGGCGAAAATCCCAGCTTCGTTACGGCGAGAACCCTCATCAACGCGCCGCGCTTTACATCGATCCCTCGGTGCGCAGCGTCAATTTGGTTTCAGCCCGACAAATCAACGGCAAGGAATTGTCGTACAACAACCTGTTGGACTTGGACGCCGCCCTTGAGATCGTGCGTGGGTTTGCCCAACCCGCCGTTTCGGTGATCAAGCACAATAACCCTTGTGGCGCTGCAACCGACGCCAAGATCTCACGAGCTTGTCGCAAAGCCCTCGCGGGTGACCCGCTAAGCGCCTTTGGTAGCGTGCTCGGGTTCAACCGCACCGTCGACATGGAAACCGCAGAAATGTTGTGCGAGCCCGGCTTGTTCATCGAAGCCATCGTGGCGCCCGATTTCGAAGCCGGTGCGGTCGGTCTGCTGACCACAAAGCCTCGTTGGAAAGAAAACGTGCGACTGATGCAGGTGGGGCGACTCGATGACGGCCCATCGTCATTCCAACGCCGATTCATTAGCGGTGGCATGTTGATCCAAGATGCCGACCGTATGACCAGCGCCCCGCTGCAATGGAAAACCGTGACCGAAACCCAGGTCGCCGACGAATTGTGGGACGACGTTTCCTTCGCCTGGGAAATGGTTCGCCACGTGAAGAGTAATGCCATCGTCTTGGCCAAAGATACGTCGTTGATCGGTGTCGGTGCAGGGCAGATGAGCCGCGTCGACAGCGTCGAAATTTCGATCGACAAAGCGGGGGATCGAGCCCGTGGATCCGTGTTGGCTTCGGATGCGTTCTTCCCCTTCCCTGATTCGATCGAATCGGCCGCCGAAGCGGGGATCGTCGCCGTGATCCAACCCGGTGGCTCGCGACGTGACTCCGAAGTCATTGATGCCTGCAACAAGCATGGCTTGCCCCTTGTCATGACCGGTCGCCGACATTTCAAACACTAATGAATGTCCTTGATAAAATTCTGGTCGAGACTCGTAAAACGATCGCGGTGGATAAAGCCCTGCGATCCGAGGCGGAGCTCGAAGCCGCGATCGCGGACCTTCCACCATGCCGTGATTTCCACGCGGCATTGGCCGCTGGCGATGCGGTTCAATTGATTGCCGAAGTCAAGCGTGCAAGTCCCTCGGCTGGATTGATTCGCGAAGACTTTGATGCGGTGAAGATCGCATCGTGTTATGAGCAGGCTGGTGCCGCTTGTATCAGCGTTTTGACCGATGCTCCGTTTTTTCAAGGGTCGCTCGATTATTTGAGAGCGGTTCGGGCGGCGGTGAATTTGCCGATCTTGCGCAAGGATTTTATTGTTGATCGCTATCAATTGTTGCAAGCGCGTGAAGCAGGTGCCGATTGTGCGCTGTTGATTGCCGAGTGTCTTTCCGCCAACGAGCTGTGCGAGCTGCATCAGCAGGCGGCTGAGATCGGTCTGCAGACGCTAATCGAGTTGTTTGAACCGCAATACCTCGACGCGGTATTGGCGACCGGCACCCCGTTGGTCGGCATCAATAACCGTGACTTAAAGACCTTTCATACCGATTTAGAGCACTCGGTGCGAATGTGCAGCGTGATCCCCCGCGATCGATTGGTGGTCGGCGAAAGCGGCGTTCGCACGCACGCGGACGTTCTGCATCTTGGCAAAGCGGGCGTCAAAGCGGTGCTGGTAGGCGAATCGCTGATGCGTCAGGACGATATCGAGGTCGCGACTCGCCAATTGCTCGGCAAATAAGCCGCGGCGGAACCATCGTGGGCGGATCGTCGCGGATCGCTCCGCGATCGGAACGGTCCAAGACACTCGCCCCCCCACGTCACCGCCCCCATGTCACCACCCGTGACGATTATACTAGACGGAGTTTCCCGCTCGCCCGTGGCGTTGCACGCGATTGCATCGCTGGCGGCAGTGGGGCCAATGTTATCGACTTTGACGCTAAGCGAGTGAATTCGATGGCGGTGCGAGCCGCCCGGTCTAATTCGAACGTTTTACTTGCTTCCACCGGACGGCTCGCGCCGTGCCGCTTACGAAGTCGATCGCGTTGGGCGTAAGTCGTCCGGTAGCATCACGCGAAACGCAAGTGAATTCAGCATGAGAGTTCTCCAGCGAACAAATACTGCGTTGTTAACGACTTGGCTGTTCTTGATGGCGTCATTCGCTCCGCTGCAGCGTGCTGCTGCGTCGGAGCCGGCCGTGATCGCGCCGGCCGTGATCGCGCCGGCCGTGATCGAGCCGGTCATCGTCGAGGCGGACTTGTTGGTCGTCGGAGGTACTGAATCCGGCTGTGCTGCGGCGGTTCAGGCTGCCCGCATGGGAGTGCAAAAGATTGTTCTGGTCAACGATATCGATTGGCTCGGTGGTCAATTCAGTGCCGAGGGACTCGGTGCGATCGATGAAAATCGTGCCCATCAGTACAACGGCGCGGTGCCAATTCCCCGCTCGGGCATTTTTCGAGAAGTGATCGATGCGATTGAAACCAAGAACGCTCACCTTTATGGTGGCGTCAGGCGTCCGGGGAACACACGTGTGATCACGACGGCGCGACCGATGGTTTCGGAGTCGGTGTTTCGCGACCTGATTGCCCCGTATCAGCATTCAGGCCAAATCCAGTGTTACTCACGCTACCGTGTTTCGAGGGCGATCGTCGATGACGACACCGTTCGTGGAGTCGAGTTCGTAACGACGGGCGCGAATACGAAACCGAACACGATGATCGTTCGCGCCCGCATGACGATTGACGCCAGCGATTGGGGCGATGTTATCAAGTCCTCCGGTGCAAAGTGGGACTGTGGCATCGATGCGCAAGCTGAATTTGGTGAACCCAACGCTCCTGAAACGAATCAACCGACAACGGATCTGGCACCGATCACCTACTGTATGATCTTGGTCGAACAGGCCCAACAGTCACTGTATCCCAAGCCGATGACGTACGACCCTCGTTACTTTACGGGGACGTGGGGGTGGATCGGTGAGGAATTCGCCTACACGACGCGGCGATTAGTCGACGGTAAAGGATTCGCGGAGATTGACCACGCGGATGTGCTGCTGATCAATTCGCCCCAAATCGACTATCCGCTCGATTCGCTGCCGGCCAACGTTGTGGCCGAGCTCGAGCAGAGCGAAGCGGGTGCTTCGAAAAAAACACTCGTTGCAATGACACCGGCGCAGCGTGAGATTGTTTTTCAGGATGCCAAACGCCACTCGCTTCGCTACTACTATCACCTGCAAACGAACTTTCCAAAATTCCGCTCGATGGCGCTGAGTGACGAATTTGGAACGGCCGATCATTTGCCTCCGAAACCGTATGTCCGCGAGAGCCTTCGGCTTGTCGCTCGGCACATCGTTCGTGAACAGGAGGTCGAGGGATTTGGGGGCTACAAAAACTATGCGACCACAATGTTTCCGGATGCGGTTTTCTCGTGGCAATTCGAAAAGGATTTTCACCCGACTCAGCGATCCTGGGTGAGCGATGAGGGAGACGCGGGACCGTGGGAAGCTACCTTCCGTGGCAACCGTCGCTTTGGTCGCGGCGGAACCGGACGCGCCGTCTTTCCGCTACGGGCACTGGTCCCCGAGCGAATCCAGGGACTGCTCGGTGCACAGAAAAACTTGGGTTATACGAGTATCGTTGGCTCGTCATGTCGGCTGCATGATCAATCGATTCATGCCGGCCAAGCCAGTGGCGCGGTGGCTGCGGTCAGTCTGCGTCACGACGTTGATCCGGCCGCGATTTACCTCCGCCCCGACCAACTTGCCGAGATCTGGGAAGGGCTGTTGGAGCCCGTCAACGGCGCGCCGTTGGCCGTTTGGCCATTCTCGGATACCGATCCCTATGACGATGGATTTGCCGCGATCCAGCAGCTTGCACTGCGTCGATTGCTCGGCCTCCGTCCCACCGACACGGCGTTTCGGCTCGACCAAGTCGCCACCGAATCATGGATCGAGCGTGTAACGGATGCCATCGTCAACGCGGGCTATCCGGCACCGCAACTCGACTTCGAAACCAATGCCACGCGCCGCGAGGTTGCGATCTCGTTGTGGAATCAATTGAAATCACAGCCCATTCCCAAGCCGTTTCGCAAAAACGAATTGGATGCTGACGATGATGGGATACTCGATTCCGAAGACCCACTTCCCTTTACGCGAGGGACGGTTTCTTGGCAGCGATTACCGGAACACGATGGCAATCCTCCGCAGCTTCCTCCGTATCCAGCTAGAGCCGTTGCGATCAACTTTACCTCGGCCGCCGGTTCAATCGCTGAGTCGTTTACCAACGACGTGGGCAGCGAATTTTCTGCGAAGCGAGGGTTCGGTTGGCGAAAAGATTTGAGTAACAACACGCGATTGCGTGGAACCAACCTTGGCCCTCTGCGCGACGGATTTGTCTTCACACGTACACAAGATGTCTGGGAGTGTGAAGTGGACAACGGAAAATGGAGGGTGCATGTGTGTTTGGGCGACGCGGGGCACGAACAGTCCGGGCAACATTTGCGAGTCGAGAGCACCGTGATCGCGGAGGACATCGCCACATCTCTCGGCGTCTTTCACGAGACAATGGCCGAGGTCGACGTCACCGATGGCCACCTAACGCTAACTCTAGGCACACCGGCAGGCGGCGGAAACACAACGATCAATTGGTTGATTGCCGTACCAAGCGAATAGCCGTGCCAGTCGAAGGGAAGGATCGACAGAAGGTGGTCGTGGACGTCGCTTTTAGTCTCACGCAATCCGTGGGCGGGCAATGCGTGCCCACGCGGTTCGGCGAGGGGCAGTTCGGCGATGCGCAGTTCGGCGATGCGCAGTTCGGCGACGAAGGGACGCAGCGATTCGATTCAGCGGGTACACTAAATACGGAAGGACCTTCCACAGGGCTGTCCCGAGAAATTGATGATCAAGCTGAAGCTCTTGGTGAGTTTCGCTACGGATGATCGGGCGTTCCTCACACTTTTTCTTGGCATCGTTCATGCAATCCATCCTCGACCAACTTGCGTTGAAATTCTCTCTACCCGGACTTCGCTTTGAACTGGGACGCGGCAGACTTGTAAAAGCGGTCGTGGAAACCGACCTCGCCGAGGGCGAGATTTATCTTTACGGAGCCCATCTCACTCATTTTCAACCTGCGGGCGAAGCAGGCGTGTTGTGGATGAGTGACGAGTCGGTTTTCGAAGTCGGGAAACCGATCCGTGGTGGAGTGCCAATCTGCTTCCCTTGGTTTGGCCCTCATCCCACCGATCCCGCAGCTCCGCTGCATGGGGATGCGCGAATTCGTCACTGGGATTTGGAGGCGGCCGAAATCGACGGCGATGGCGTTGTTATCTTGACGCTAGCCACTTCGATTGATGACTTTACGCTGACCTATCAAGTCACCTTTGGTCGTTCGCTCGCGATCTTGTTCCGCGTTGAACTATCGAAGCACGCCAACGGTTCCGTCTCATTTGAAGAAGCCCTGCACACCTATTGTTCCGTTCAAGATATCCAGCAAGCACTGATCGAGGGCTTGGAGTCGGCGAGCTACGCCGACAAGGTTGATGGAATGAAGCGGAAGCCGGCGACCGACGAATCGATTCACTTCACTGGCGAATGTGATCGCATCTATTTCACCGCGGCAGCGGATTGCATCCTTCATGACACCGCGATGAGACGATCGATTAAGATCCGAAAATCCAATTCGCAGTGCACCGTGGTCTGGAATCCTTGGATCGACAAGAGTGTTGCGATGCGTGATTTCGGTGACGATGAATGGCAGTCAATGGTTTGCATCGAAACGGCCAACGTCGCGCCGCACTCGATCGAGCTGAAACCCGGTGGCTCGCATGTGATGACCGCCGAGATTTCCGTGGTGTCATGAAACATATGCGAATGGCATCACAATTGCACTAGCACCCAACATGATCAGCACTCCACCCCCTTGGCTAATTACGCTTCATCAACACGCCGAGCCTCTCGAAGCAGAGTGGGTTGCGATGCGCCGCCATTTGCATGCTCACCCTGAACTTTCCGATGCGGAATTTCAAACGACCGAATATTTGACCCGTGCTTTCGCCCAGCTTGGATTGCCGACGCATGTCCCGATTGAGGGGCGGGGATTGACGGCCGATTTGGTGACGTTCGAGCAAGCCCCCGACCACTGGATCGCCATTCGTGGAGACATCGACGCGTTACCGATCACCGACTCCAAAGCGGTTGCCTACCGCAGCCGTTGCGAAGGAGTGATGCACGCCTGTGGTCATGATGTTCACGCGTCCGTTGTATTTGCGGCGATCCAGATCTTGTCATCGATGCAGGCGGCGAATGGCTTGCCGTGGCCGATTGCCGTTCGCGCCCTGTTACAACCGTCCGAAGAGTTGGCGACTGGCGCCCGTTACATGATTCACAATCACGCCTTGCGTGACATCGACGCGATTTTGGCGCTGCATGTCGACCCGACCCGTTCGGTTGGCTGTATTGGATTTCGCCACGGCACGCTTACCGCGGCCTGCGATGCGCTGCGAGTTGGCTTTCATGGCAACGGAGGTCATGGGGCTCGGCCTCATCTCACGAACGACCCCGTGGATGCGATGACCCATTGGGTGCAATCGGCGTTTCGCCGCCTCGGGCGAACCGTCAACGCTCACCAGACCGTGGTCTTTTCCATCGGCCAAATGGAAGCGGGGCACAGTCCGAATGTGATTCCCGATTCGGCGTCGCTAGCCGGTTCGCTCCGTTCGCTCGATGCCCAGGCCCGTCGCGTTGCCTTGGAAACACTCGAAGATGTTTGCGAAGCGATTGAGGTTGAATCCGGGTGCAAGGTCGAGATGACGCTCGGTTTTTCGGCGCCCGCGGTGGTCAACAGCACGCCGTTGGTCGATTTGCTCTCGACATCCGCCACGCAGCTTTTCACCGCGGGTGCCGTCGAGTGGATCGACGAGCCGAGCATGGGCAGCGAAGACTTTTCGTACTACCTCGAGCATGTCCCCGGAGCGATGTTCCGGCTCGGTGTCGCGGGCGAGCAAGTCGGGCACGCTCCGCTGCACACTCCTGCATTCGATATCGATGAACGAGCGATTCTCGTCGGTGCTAAGCTTTTTGCTGCCGCCGTGATTGCCTATTTCGATCCTGAGCACGCTAAGGTGGACACCGAAGCCCGCTAGAGCACGACACGCGTTCCTTCCATCCCATCGCGGAGACGACGTTCATGGCAAAGCTAGAATTTCATTCCAACCCAACGCTCACGCTAGGCGTGGAGCTCGAATTGGGGATCTGTGACGGGCAAACGATGCATCTAATCAGTGGATGCAACTCTCTGCTGGAGCAAATACCGGACGAGCTCCGCGCGACGATTAAGCCTGAGTTAATGCAGTGTTGTATCGAGGTGATTACCGGGGTTTGCAATAACGTTGGCGAGGTGCGCGAGGATCTGCGCGGCAAGCTCAAGCGGGTGCAAGACCTTACCGATTCGCTCGATATGCGTTTATGGTGGGGATCCACGCATCCCTTTAGCCGCTGGGAAAGCCAAGATGTGACGCCGACCGAGCGTTACCTGAGCTTGGTTGAGCTATTGCAAGAGCTCGCCCGCCGTTTGATCACCTTTGGGTTGCACGTGCATGTCGGCGTGGACTCCGGCGACAAAGCGGTGATGATTTGTGATCGCATCATGCAACACTTGCCTACGTTGTTGGCGTTGTCGACGAGCAGTCCGTTTTGGCAAGCGCGTGACACCGGGCTACACTCGTATCGATCCAAGCTAATGGAAGGATTGCCGACCGCCGGCCTTCCCACCCTGATGCGAAATTGGAGCGAGTATGTTTGGTTGGTTAACCATATGATCGAAACGGGGTTCATCAACACGATTCGTGAGATTTGGTGGGACGTGCGGCCTCATCACAATTTTGGGACGGTAGAGGTTCGTGTTTGCGATATGCCCGGTGACCTCGATGCGGTGTGCGGGTTAACGGCATTGATTCAATGCTTGGTCAAAAGTCTTAGTGACGAAATCGAGGAAGGGACTTACCA
The sequence above is a segment of the Novipirellula galeiformis genome. Coding sequences within it:
- the hisF gene encoding imidazole glycerol phosphate synthase subunit HisF, whose protein sequence is MLAARVIPCLDVHNGRVVKGTNFVNLRDAGDPVEVARRYEAEGADELVFLDITASHEDRDIILDVVRRTAEQIFMPLTVGGGVRTVEDVRALLSAGCDKVSINSAACKDPDFVRRAADRFGSQCIVVNIDPKRVQRDGKEFWEVHINGGRTPTGLEAVAWAKEIENLGAGEIVLTSMDADGTCDGYDLPITAAVSDAVSIPVVASGGAGGPQHLIDAIKLGKADAVLAASIFHFGQFTIDETKQAMRDAGIPVRLKQNA
- the purH gene encoding bifunctional phosphoribosylaminoimidazolecarboxamide formyltransferase/IMP cyclohydrolase, translating into MGLSDFAIGLQNAGVTIYSTGGTRKHLEESGVHVEDVADYTGFPEMMDGRVKTLHPKIFGGILGMRNREDHVASMDEHEMVPFDLVVVNLYPFAATAARPGVSREECVEQIDIGGPSLVRAAAKNHSHVAICTSPEQYSGLLDQIAAGGSTLQQRRKLAGEAFEHTASYDRAIADYMQGETLTGEFPSSLHISLRRKSQLRYGENPHQRAALYIDPSVRSVNLVSARQINGKELSYNNLLDLDAALEIVRGFAQPAVSVIKHNNPCGAATDAKISRACRKALAGDPLSAFGSVLGFNRTVDMETAEMLCEPGLFIEAIVAPDFEAGAVGLLTTKPRWKENVRLMQVGRLDDGPSSFQRRFISGGMLIQDADRMTSAPLQWKTVTETQVADELWDDVSFAWEMVRHVKSNAIVLAKDTSLIGVGAGQMSRVDSVEISIDKAGDRARGSVLASDAFFPFPDSIESAAEAGIVAVIQPGGSRRDSEVIDACNKHGLPLVMTGRRHFKH
- the trpC gene encoding indole-3-glycerol phosphate synthase TrpC, whose amino-acid sequence is MNVLDKILVETRKTIAVDKALRSEAELEAAIADLPPCRDFHAALAAGDAVQLIAEVKRASPSAGLIREDFDAVKIASCYEQAGAACISVLTDAPFFQGSLDYLRAVRAAVNLPILRKDFIVDRYQLLQAREAGADCALLIAECLSANELCELHQQAAEIGLQTLIELFEPQYLDAVLATGTPLVGINNRDLKTFHTDLEHSVRMCSVIPRDRLVVGESGVRTHADVLHLGKAGVKAVLVGESLMRQDDIEVATRQLLGK
- a CDS encoding FAD-dependent oxidoreductase; protein product: MRVLQRTNTALLTTWLFLMASFAPLQRAAASEPAVIAPAVIAPAVIEPVIVEADLLVVGGTESGCAAAVQAARMGVQKIVLVNDIDWLGGQFSAEGLGAIDENRAHQYNGAVPIPRSGIFREVIDAIETKNAHLYGGVRRPGNTRVITTARPMVSESVFRDLIAPYQHSGQIQCYSRYRVSRAIVDDDTVRGVEFVTTGANTKPNTMIVRARMTIDASDWGDVIKSSGAKWDCGIDAQAEFGEPNAPETNQPTTDLAPITYCMILVEQAQQSLYPKPMTYDPRYFTGTWGWIGEEFAYTTRRLVDGKGFAEIDHADVLLINSPQIDYPLDSLPANVVAELEQSEAGASKKTLVAMTPAQREIVFQDAKRHSLRYYYHLQTNFPKFRSMALSDEFGTADHLPPKPYVRESLRLVARHIVREQEVEGFGGYKNYATTMFPDAVFSWQFEKDFHPTQRSWVSDEGDAGPWEATFRGNRRFGRGGTGRAVFPLRALVPERIQGLLGAQKNLGYTSIVGSSCRLHDQSIHAGQASGAVAAVSLRHDVDPAAIYLRPDQLAEIWEGLLEPVNGAPLAVWPFSDTDPYDDGFAAIQQLALRRLLGLRPTDTAFRLDQVATESWIERVTDAIVNAGYPAPQLDFETNATRREVAISLWNQLKSQPIPKPFRKNELDADDDGILDSEDPLPFTRGTVSWQRLPEHDGNPPQLPPYPARAVAINFTSAAGSIAESFTNDVGSEFSAKRGFGWRKDLSNNTRLRGTNLGPLRDGFVFTRTQDVWECEVDNGKWRVHVCLGDAGHEQSGQHLRVESTVIAEDIATSLGVFHETMAEVDVTDGHLTLTLGTPAGGGNTTINWLIAVPSE
- a CDS encoding D-hexose-6-phosphate mutarotase, whose product is MQSILDQLALKFSLPGLRFELGRGRLVKAVVETDLAEGEIYLYGAHLTHFQPAGEAGVLWMSDESVFEVGKPIRGGVPICFPWFGPHPTDPAAPLHGDARIRHWDLEAAEIDGDGVVILTLATSIDDFTLTYQVTFGRSLAILFRVELSKHANGSVSFEEALHTYCSVQDIQQALIEGLESASYADKVDGMKRKPATDESIHFTGECDRIYFTAAADCILHDTAMRRSIKIRKSNSQCTVVWNPWIDKSVAMRDFGDDEWQSMVCIETANVAPHSIELKPGGSHVMTAEISVVS
- a CDS encoding M20 metallopeptidase family protein encodes the protein MISTPPPWLITLHQHAEPLEAEWVAMRRHLHAHPELSDAEFQTTEYLTRAFAQLGLPTHVPIEGRGLTADLVTFEQAPDHWIAIRGDIDALPITDSKAVAYRSRCEGVMHACGHDVHASVVFAAIQILSSMQAANGLPWPIAVRALLQPSEELATGARYMIHNHALRDIDAILALHVDPTRSVGCIGFRHGTLTAACDALRVGFHGNGGHGARPHLTNDPVDAMTHWVQSAFRRLGRTVNAHQTVVFSIGQMEAGHSPNVIPDSASLAGSLRSLDAQARRVALETLEDVCEAIEVESGCKVEMTLGFSAPAVVNSTPLVDLLSTSATQLFTAGAVEWIDEPSMGSEDFSYYLEHVPGAMFRLGVAGEQVGHAPLHTPAFDIDERAILVGAKLFAAAVIAYFDPEHAKVDTEAR
- a CDS encoding carboxylate-amine ligase, giving the protein MAKLEFHSNPTLTLGVELELGICDGQTMHLISGCNSLLEQIPDELRATIKPELMQCCIEVITGVCNNVGEVREDLRGKLKRVQDLTDSLDMRLWWGSTHPFSRWESQDVTPTERYLSLVELLQELARRLITFGLHVHVGVDSGDKAVMICDRIMQHLPTLLALSTSSPFWQARDTGLHSYRSKLMEGLPTAGLPTLMRNWSEYVWLVNHMIETGFINTIREIWWDVRPHHNFGTVEVRVCDMPGDLDAVCGLTALIQCLVKSLSDEIEEGTYQFDCHPMMVRQNKWRAARFGRSARLVNTRDYHVEPVEQIVCQMVDQLSDTAVDLGCASELSFVKQMAARSGWSGIQRTLLEANNNPVEMVRQLTEKSRV